ATCACATGTTCGCCAAAGGCGGAAATGAAATGTTTTATTCTTCCCGAAACTATTACTCGATATGGTTTTGTGGAAGTAAATTGCACGGTATCGCCCAAATTATATGCCCAAAGGCCTGCATTTGTTGAAATTATCATTACATAATTAACGCATATTTCAACTTCGCCGATGGTCAATCTTTTTGGGTTTTCGTCAAAAAAAGTGTTTACTTCCACAAATTCATAAAAAATACCGGAGTTTAAAAGTAACAACATTCCTTTTTCCTTTTGGCTATCCTGAAAAGCGAAAAAGCCTTCGCTAGCTGGAAAAAGTTCAATACTGTCAACCTTTCTTCCTATTAAATTTTCAAATTTTGCGCGATAGGGCTCAAAGTTTACTCCACCGTAAATGAACAGGTTAAAATTTTTGAAAAGGTCACCGACGTTCTTCCCCGTTTTTTGCTGAAGTTTTTCAAAATACATCTGTACCCACGAGGGAATGCCGCTGATAACAGTCATATTTTCATCTTTGGTTTCCGCTACAATAGCGTCTACTTTGGTTTCCCAATCTTCGATGCAGTTAGTTTCCCAACTCGGTAAGCGGTTTTTTTGAAGATATGCAGGAACGTAATGTGCAACGATGCCAGAAAGCCGGCCTACTTTAATTCCGTTCTTCTCCTGCATTTCTGGACTTCCCTGTAGGAAAATCATTTTGCCATTTACAAATTTGGCGTTACCAGTTTCATTAATGTAACATAAGATTACGTTGCGGGCGGCTTCAATGTGATATGGCATAGATTCCTTGGTAAGTGGAATGTATTTCGCTCCTGACGTTGTACCCGAAGTCTTTGCAAAATAAAGCGGTTTTCCAGGCCAAAGAATATTTTCTTCACCAGAGACCACGCGCTCAACGTAAGGTTTCAATTCTTCATAATCGCGAATTGGAACCTTTGTGGCGAAATCCTCAAAAGAAGTTATATTTTCAAAATCGTGGTCTTTTCCGAAGGCAGTATTCTTGGCTTGAGATATAAGATTTTCAAAAACTTTTTGCTGAGTTGCAACAGGCTTAGTAGCCCATCTTTGGATTTTTTTTACTACAGTTTTGGCAAATATTTTTGCGCTGAGGGATTTTATGGACATAGGCTATCAATCAAAATCGATGAAACTTGTAGGATTAACTGGGAAGCCGTCACGCCAGAGTTCAAAATGCAAATGTGGGCCGGTTGTAAGTTCTCCAGTATTACCTACCGTGCCTATCACTTCACCAGCCTTAACAATTTCACCCTGTTCCTTGGTAAGCATGGCATTGTGCTTATAGGCTGAAATTAGGTTGTTATCGTGTTTCAAAATAATAACGTAACCGGTAGCGGCGGTCCATTCAGCAAATATAACAGTACCATCTGCTACAGCCTTTACGGGTGAATCTTTGGTTGTTACCACATCTACTGCATAGTGTTTTGTTTTTGAATCATAGGTTTCTGAAATAGCACCTTTTACTGGGGCAAAGAGCGCATATTGTTGAGCTTGGGGTGTAATTAAAGGATTGTATTTGTCCTCCTTTGCAACCGCTTCCCGGAGTAAAGAGTCTTTCCTGGAAGTGCGTATTAAAACCGAAGGGTCTGTTTTAGCTACCTCAATGAGTGAATCTTTGTTGAAATTTACCGTTTTAACATCGCCAGTAAGCACTTTTTTGATTGAAGCTAGGTATTGCTCATTTAC
The Aequorivita iocasae genome window above contains:
- a CDS encoding GH3 auxin-responsive promoter family protein, which produces MSIKSLSAKIFAKTVVKKIQRWATKPVATQQKVFENLISQAKNTAFGKDHDFENITSFEDFATKVPIRDYEELKPYVERVVSGEENILWPGKPLYFAKTSGTTSGAKYIPLTKESMPYHIEAARNVILCYINETGNAKFVNGKMIFLQGSPEMQEKNGIKVGRLSGIVAHYVPAYLQKNRLPSWETNCIEDWETKVDAIVAETKDENMTVISGIPSWVQMYFEKLQQKTGKNVGDLFKNFNLFIYGGVNFEPYRAKFENLIGRKVDSIELFPASEGFFAFQDSQKEKGMLLLLNSGIFYEFVEVNTFFDENPKRLTIGEVEICVNYVMIISTNAGLWAYNLGDTVQFTSTKPYRVIVSGRIKHFISAFGEHVIGKEVEEAMNKAISKFNFSITEFTVAPQITPSEENLPYHEWLVEFEKAPADLKEVAKFLDAEMQKQNSYYFDLIEGKVLQPLKISSLKRDSFQQYMKSQGKLGGQNKVPRLSNDRKIADTLLEIQPQN
- a CDS encoding M23 family metallopeptidase, which translates into the protein MTQKEKRGKKLKKKLLHKYRMVILNEETFEERFSFKLNRLNVFVFSTLFALFLILATTYIIAFTPLREYIPGYSSTTLKKKATQLTYKTDSLQQILNVNEQYLASIKKVLTGDVKTVNFNKDSLIEVAKTDPSVLIRTSRKDSLLREAVAKEDKYNPLITPQAQQYALFAPVKGAISETYDSKTKHYAVDVVTTKDSPVKAVADGTVIFAEWTAATGYVIILKHDNNLISAYKHNAMLTKEQGEIVKAGEVIGTVGNTGELTTGPHLHFELWRDGFPVNPTSFIDFD